The Stenotrophomonas maltophilia genome includes a region encoding these proteins:
- a CDS encoding MFS transporter has product MSRRLLLLAIALLMFPQLAQTLYSPALADLAERFALPPSAASQAMSLYLFGFAAGVLLWGRLADRIGRRPALLCGLAVFALAACGGLLASTFGQVLLAQALAALGAAAASVVTQTVLRDRLQGPALAQAFSWIGMALALSPAIGLALGTLLVAAHGYVGVQSGLLLIAALLAVACLTGLRESRPAQIPHVPMLPLLRELLRDRWIWSHALLVMAFNVAMYSWYVLGPFVFARLHWPVTWFGASGAVLALGSALGAWGNGRLLRAGVAATTRIRIAAGLVLTGGLLAALLHDHPALIAAMVPVVTGFGLAIPNVLGQALRGYPHCLGSAGALFGLLYYLLIGAAMALVGAVQMLAPTVIACGLLALWLQRRRPAAA; this is encoded by the coding sequence ATGTCGCGCCGCCTGTTGTTGCTCGCCATTGCACTGCTGATGTTCCCGCAGTTGGCACAGACCCTTTACAGCCCGGCCCTGGCCGATCTGGCCGAACGCTTCGCCCTGCCGCCGAGTGCCGCCAGCCAGGCCATGAGCCTGTACCTGTTCGGCTTCGCCGCAGGCGTGCTGCTGTGGGGGCGCCTGGCCGATCGTATCGGTCGTCGCCCTGCCCTGCTATGCGGCCTGGCCGTGTTCGCACTGGCCGCCTGCGGCGGCCTGCTGGCCAGTACCTTCGGCCAGGTCCTGCTGGCACAGGCACTGGCCGCACTGGGTGCGGCGGCGGCCTCGGTGGTAACCCAGACCGTACTGCGCGACCGCCTGCAGGGACCCGCGTTGGCGCAGGCGTTCTCCTGGATCGGCATGGCCCTGGCCCTGAGCCCGGCCATCGGCCTTGCACTGGGCACGCTGCTGGTCGCCGCCCATGGCTATGTCGGCGTACAGTCCGGCCTGCTGCTGATCGCTGCCCTGCTGGCAGTCGCATGCCTGACGGGCCTGCGCGAAAGCCGCCCTGCACAGATCCCGCACGTGCCCATGCTGCCGCTGCTGCGGGAACTGCTGCGCGATCGCTGGATCTGGTCACACGCGTTGCTGGTGATGGCCTTCAACGTGGCGATGTACAGCTGGTATGTGCTCGGCCCCTTCGTGTTTGCGCGCCTGCACTGGCCAGTCACCTGGTTCGGCGCCAGCGGCGCGGTGCTGGCACTGGGCTCGGCACTGGGCGCGTGGGGCAATGGCCGCCTGCTGCGTGCAGGCGTTGCCGCAACCACGCGCATCCGCATCGCCGCAGGACTGGTCCTGACGGGAGGCCTGCTGGCCGCGCTGCTGCATGATCACCCTGCCCTGATCGCGGCGATGGTGCCGGTGGTGACGGGCTTCGGCCTTGCCATTCCCAATGTGCTCGGCCAGGCCCTGCGCGGCTATCCACACTGTCTCGGCAGCGCAGGCGCGCTGTTCGGCCTGCTCTACTACCTGTTGATCGGTGCGGCAATGGCGCTGGTCGGTGCAGTGCAGATGCTGGCACCGACCGTTATCGCGTGTGGCCTGCTGGCCTTGTGGCTGCAACGGCGGCGTCCCGCTGCAGCCTAG
- a CDS encoding amidohydrolase produces the protein MQDLRISLVQGDTRWHDPAGNRAYYGALLAPLAGTTDLVILPETFTSGFSNDAIAQAEGMDGPTVAWVREQARTLNAAVIGSVQLRDGEGVYNRLLFATPDGDLQYYDKRHLFRFGGEHERYAAGRDRLSVEWKGWRINPQVCYDLRFPVFCRNRYNVERPQQLDFDLQIFVANWPSARAYAWKTLLRARAIENLCFVAAVNRVGVDGNQLHYAGDSAVLDFLGQPQVEIREREQVVTTTISAESLAAHRARFPAMLDADAFHLDEQA, from the coding sequence ATGCAGGACCTGCGCATTTCCCTCGTCCAGGGCGACACCCGCTGGCACGATCCGGCCGGCAACCGCGCCTACTACGGCGCGCTGCTGGCACCGCTGGCCGGCACTACCGACCTGGTGATCCTGCCGGAGACCTTCACCAGTGGTTTCTCCAACGACGCCATTGCCCAGGCCGAAGGCATGGACGGCCCGACCGTGGCCTGGGTGCGCGAACAGGCCAGGACCTTGAACGCGGCGGTGATCGGCAGCGTGCAGCTGCGCGACGGCGAGGGCGTCTACAACCGCCTGCTGTTCGCCACGCCCGATGGCGACCTGCAGTACTACGACAAGCGCCACCTGTTCCGTTTCGGCGGCGAGCACGAGCGCTATGCCGCCGGTCGCGACCGCCTGAGCGTGGAATGGAAGGGCTGGCGGATCAATCCGCAGGTCTGTTACGACCTGCGTTTCCCGGTGTTCTGCCGCAACCGCTACAACGTGGAGCGTCCGCAGCAGCTGGATTTCGACCTGCAGATCTTCGTCGCCAACTGGCCGTCGGCACGCGCCTATGCGTGGAAGACCCTGCTGCGTGCACGTGCGATTGAAAACCTGTGCTTCGTGGCGGCGGTGAACCGCGTCGGCGTCGATGGCAACCAGCTGCACTACGCAGGCGACAGCGCGGTGCTGGATTTTCTCGGCCAGCCGCAGGTGGAGATCCGCGAACGCGAACAGGTGGTCACCACCACCATCTCGGCCGAGTCGCTGGCCGCACACCGCGCGCGTTTCCCGGCGATGCTCGATGCCGATGCCTTCCACCTGGACGAACAGGCCTGA
- a CDS encoding pyridoxal phosphate-dependent aminotransferase has translation MQPNTKLPKVGTTIFTVMSQLAAEHGAVNLGQGFPDFSAPQRLIDETARAMAAGLNQYPPMTGVAPLRQAIAQKALDCYGAQVDADSEITVTSGGTEAIFNAIHAVVRAGEEVIVLDPAYDCYEPAIDLAGAKAVHVSLDPQTFAVDWDRVRAAITPRTRMLIVNTPHNPSGAVLSAQDMQALVELLRGTQIYLISDEVYEHIIYDGRRHESALRYPELRERAFVISSFGKTYHCTGWKIGYAIAPPALTAEFRKVHQYNTFTSFGPAQYGFAAMIRDEPEHHLELGAFYQAKRDRFREQLAGTRLKALPVPGGYFQLVDYSAISDLPDHEFVKWLTIEKGVTAIPLSPFYENPPAGQRLVRLCFAKNEATMDAAIERLRLL, from the coding sequence ATGCAACCGAACACCAAGCTGCCCAAGGTCGGTACCACGATCTTCACCGTGATGTCCCAGCTCGCCGCCGAACACGGCGCAGTCAACCTGGGCCAGGGTTTCCCGGACTTTTCGGCGCCGCAGCGCCTGATCGACGAGACCGCCAGGGCGATGGCCGCCGGGCTGAACCAGTACCCGCCGATGACCGGCGTGGCGCCGCTGCGCCAGGCCATCGCGCAGAAGGCACTGGACTGCTACGGCGCGCAGGTCGATGCGGACAGCGAGATCACCGTCACCAGTGGCGGTACCGAGGCCATCTTCAACGCCATCCACGCCGTGGTGCGTGCCGGCGAGGAAGTGATCGTGCTCGACCCGGCGTATGACTGCTATGAACCGGCGATCGACCTGGCCGGTGCCAAGGCCGTGCATGTGTCGCTGGATCCGCAGACCTTCGCGGTCGACTGGGACCGCGTGCGTGCGGCGATCACCCCGCGCACCCGCATGCTGATCGTCAACACCCCGCACAACCCGTCCGGCGCGGTGCTGTCGGCGCAGGACATGCAGGCACTGGTCGAGCTGCTGCGTGGCACGCAGATCTACCTGATCTCCGATGAGGTGTACGAACACATCATCTACGACGGCCGCCGCCATGAATCGGCGCTGCGCTACCCGGAACTGCGCGAGCGCGCGTTCGTGATCTCCAGCTTCGGCAAGACCTATCACTGCACTGGCTGGAAGATCGGCTATGCGATCGCACCGCCGGCACTGACCGCCGAGTTCCGCAAGGTGCACCAGTACAACACCTTCACCAGCTTCGGCCCGGCGCAGTACGGCTTCGCCGCGATGATCCGCGACGAACCCGAACACCACCTGGAGCTGGGCGCGTTCTACCAGGCCAAGCGCGACCGTTTCCGCGAGCAGCTGGCCGGCACCCGCCTGAAGGCGCTGCCGGTCCCCGGCGGCTACTTCCAGCTGGTCGACTACTCGGCCATCAGCGATCTGCCGGACCATGAGTTCGTCAAGTGGCTGACCATCGAGAAGGGCGTAACCGCGATCCCGCTGTCGCCGTTCTACGAAAACCCGCCGGCCGGCCAGCGCCTGGTGCGCCTGTGCTTTGCCAAGAATGAAGCAACGATGGACGCGGCGATCGAACGCCTGCGCCTGCTCTGA
- the ccmA gene encoding heme ABC exporter ATP-binding protein CcmA: MFGPLDFHVDAGEALLVQGGNGAGKTTLLRVLAGLARPGAGQVRIDGKPASNAERARYVAYLSHLPALKPDLDTLENLHFLCGLHGRRARQMPGNALAIVGLAGYEDTLVRHLSAGQKRRLALARIWLSPAPLWLLDEPYANLDLEGITLVNRMISAHLRAGGAALVTTHGAYAAPPVRTRQLDLGGAA; encoded by the coding sequence GTGTTCGGCCCGCTGGACTTCCATGTGGACGCCGGCGAAGCCCTGCTGGTGCAGGGCGGCAATGGCGCCGGCAAGACCACCCTGCTGCGCGTGCTGGCCGGCCTGGCCCGGCCCGGCGCCGGCCAGGTGCGGATCGACGGCAAGCCGGCGAGCAATGCCGAACGTGCACGCTACGTGGCCTACCTCAGCCATCTGCCGGCCCTGAAGCCAGACCTGGACACGCTGGAGAACCTGCACTTCCTGTGCGGCCTGCATGGACGGCGTGCGCGGCAGATGCCCGGCAACGCGCTGGCCATCGTGGGCCTGGCCGGTTATGAGGACACCCTCGTTCGGCATCTGTCCGCCGGGCAGAAGCGGCGGCTGGCACTGGCACGCATCTGGCTGTCGCCGGCGCCGCTGTGGCTGCTGGACGAGCCCTATGCCAACCTCGACCTGGAGGGCATCACCCTGGTCAACCGGATGATCTCGGCGCACCTGCGTGCCGGCGGCGCTGCGCTGGTCACCACCCATGGCGCCTATGCCGCACCGCCGGTGCGTACCCGCCAGCTCGACCTCGGCGGTGCCGCATGA
- the ccmB gene encoding heme exporter protein CcmB, which translates to MIAPGTEPGLWQTAGALLKRDLRLLWRRRGDALQPLLFAVLVVVLFALAQGREPQLLAATAGAVLWLAVLLAGQLSLDSLFRSDAEDGSLEQWLLAPVPLAWLVLVRVLLHWATTALPLIVVSPLLAEMLHLPHDQLPMLLASLLLGTPLLSLIGGVVAALTVGIRRSGILVALLSLPLYVPVLVFGAGSLAAAGRGQDPVGALLMLGAGLLLALVLAPLATAAAIRISLS; encoded by the coding sequence ATGATCGCGCCGGGTACCGAGCCAGGCCTGTGGCAGACCGCAGGCGCCCTGCTCAAGCGCGACCTGCGCCTGCTCTGGCGCCGCCGCGGCGATGCGCTGCAACCCCTGCTGTTCGCGGTGCTGGTAGTGGTGCTGTTCGCGCTGGCCCAAGGCCGCGAACCACAGCTGCTGGCCGCCACCGCGGGCGCGGTGCTGTGGCTGGCCGTGCTGCTGGCGGGACAGCTGTCGCTGGATTCACTGTTCCGTTCCGACGCCGAAGATGGCTCGCTGGAACAGTGGCTGCTGGCGCCGGTGCCGCTGGCCTGGCTGGTGCTGGTGCGCGTGCTGCTGCACTGGGCGACCACTGCGCTGCCGCTGATCGTGGTCAGCCCGCTGTTGGCCGAAATGCTCCATCTGCCGCATGACCAGCTGCCGATGTTGCTGGCATCGTTGCTGCTGGGAACGCCGTTGCTGAGCCTGATCGGTGGCGTGGTCGCCGCACTGACCGTTGGCATCCGACGCTCTGGTATTCTCGTGGCGCTGCTGTCGCTGCCGCTGTACGTGCCGGTGCTTGTGTTCGGCGCCGGCAGCCTGGCGGCAGCCGGACGCGGGCAGGATCCGGTCGGTGCGCTGCTGATGCTGGGCGCTGGCCTGCTGCTCGCGCTGGTGCTGGCTCCGCTGGCCACTGCCGCTGCAATACGTATTTCTCTGAGTTGA
- the ccmC gene encoding heme ABC transporter permease CcmC, which yields MNPIVRWFHQLGSPPTFDRFAARWSRVLYLAAVPVLLVGMWQALLVVPPEAKQLDSFRILYIHVPSAWMSLFVFALMALYAAIALIWRIKVCEILAMACAPMGAGFTLITLLTGSIWGKGTWGTWWDWDPRMTSELVLLFLYLGVIGLYHAIEDRRSAARAAGLLAIVGVSLLPVIRYSVDWWGGLHQRQSINVFGESAISSAMIAPLWWMVIGTKFWFAGSVLAKARADNLDREAGKAWVGGRVGAERPVREAQP from the coding sequence ATGAATCCGATTGTCCGCTGGTTCCACCAACTCGGTTCGCCTCCCACGTTCGACCGTTTCGCTGCCCGCTGGTCGCGGGTGCTCTACCTCGCGGCTGTGCCGGTGCTGCTGGTCGGCATGTGGCAGGCGCTGCTGGTGGTGCCGCCGGAAGCCAAGCAGCTGGACAGCTTCCGCATCCTTTACATCCACGTGCCCAGTGCCTGGATGAGCCTGTTCGTATTCGCGCTGATGGCGCTGTATGCCGCCATCGCGCTGATCTGGCGGATCAAGGTCTGCGAGATCCTGGCCATGGCCTGTGCACCGATGGGCGCCGGTTTCACCCTGATCACCCTGCTGACCGGCAGCATCTGGGGCAAGGGCACCTGGGGCACCTGGTGGGACTGGGACCCGCGCATGACCAGCGAGCTGGTGCTGCTGTTCCTGTACCTGGGCGTGATCGGCCTCTACCACGCCATCGAGGACCGCCGCAGCGCCGCACGTGCGGCGGGACTGCTGGCCATCGTCGGCGTCAGCCTGCTGCCGGTGATCCGCTATTCGGTGGACTGGTGGGGCGGCCTGCATCAGCGCCAGTCGATCAACGTGTTCGGTGAATCGGCGATCAGCAGCGCGATGATCGCGCCGCTGTGGTGGATGGTGATCGGCACCAAGTTCTGGTTCGCCGGTTCGGTGCTGGCCAAGGCGCGCGCCGACAATCTCGACCGCGAGGCCGGCAAGGCCTGGGTCGGTGGACGCGTCGGTGCCGAACGCCCGGTCCGGGAGGCCCAGCCATGA
- the ccmD gene encoding heme exporter protein CcmD: MTHLPYVIGAYAVFVLVLGADAIGSWLRLRVARRLALARQQRQQTRAGRQDAAVPLSTELER; this comes from the coding sequence ATGACCCACCTTCCCTATGTGATCGGCGCCTACGCCGTGTTCGTGCTGGTGCTCGGCGCCGACGCCATCGGTTCGTGGCTGCGCCTGCGCGTGGCACGCCGGCTGGCACTGGCCCGCCAGCAGCGTCAGCAGACCCGCGCCGGCAGGCAGGACGCAGCTGTGCCGCTGTCGACGGAGCTGGAACGATGA
- the ccmE gene encoding cytochrome c maturation protein CcmE: MTPVQRRRLAWVLLALLASGLATALVAMALERNIAYLYTPSEVLRGDVDAQSRFRLGGMVVKGSFNRPVGSLEARFEVTDGDAQLAVTTSRILPDMFAEGTAVVASGRLQGGTFVADEVLAKHDEKYVPKEVADKMGDAHRKHDVPVTAPEVR, translated from the coding sequence ATGACCCCGGTACAGCGTCGCCGCTTGGCATGGGTGCTGCTGGCCCTGCTCGCCTCCGGCCTGGCCACTGCGCTGGTGGCGATGGCACTGGAGCGCAACATTGCCTACCTGTACACGCCTTCGGAAGTGCTGCGCGGTGATGTCGATGCGCAGTCGCGCTTCCGCTTGGGCGGCATGGTGGTGAAGGGCTCTTTCAATCGGCCGGTCGGCTCGCTGGAAGCACGTTTCGAAGTGACCGACGGCGACGCGCAGCTGGCAGTGACCACCTCGCGGATCCTGCCGGACATGTTCGCCGAAGGCACGGCGGTGGTCGCCAGCGGCCGCCTGCAGGGCGGCACCTTCGTCGCCGACGAAGTGCTGGCCAAGCACGATGAGAAGTACGTGCCGAAGGAAGTGGCCGACAAGATGGGCGATGCCCACCGCAAGCACGATGTGCCGGTGACGGCCCCCGAGGTGCGCTGA